In one Pseudodesulfovibrio tunisiensis genomic region, the following are encoded:
- the rodA gene encoding rod shape-determining protein RodA, producing the protein MAFDRRLLLHINWALLGLAVVLFLCGVLNLYSASGFRLEDGMSVAPYYRKQLLWGLLGMLGMVTFMVIDYRHLKTIAWPLFWITVALLVSIFFAGKTIYGARRWLDLGFMNFQPSELAKISVLVVGARILSREREKLDFLRLGYVLGVGLIPAGLVIRQPDLGSGLSILMLLGGMILFRGVTSRVFKTALVTIPCLLPLGWFFLHDYQKQRILTFLDPTKDPLGSGYHIIQSEIAIGSGRFWGKGFLEGTQSQLRFLPEKHTDFAVAVFGEEWGFVGTMILLALFCFFLYQMVVIARDARGLFGSYLAAGVFFYFFWQILINMGMVLGLMPVVGIPLPFISYGGSATLVNFCLVGLVLNVSMRRFLFK; encoded by the coding sequence ATGGCATTTGACAGGCGGCTTCTGCTGCATATCAACTGGGCTCTGCTCGGTCTGGCCGTGGTGCTTTTCCTGTGCGGGGTGCTCAACCTCTACTCCGCCAGCGGGTTTCGGCTCGAGGACGGCATGAGCGTGGCCCCGTACTATCGCAAGCAGCTTCTCTGGGGGCTGCTCGGCATGCTCGGCATGGTGACCTTCATGGTCATCGACTACCGCCATCTCAAGACCATTGCGTGGCCCCTGTTCTGGATTACCGTGGCCCTGCTCGTGTCCATTTTCTTTGCGGGCAAGACCATCTACGGAGCACGCCGCTGGCTCGACCTCGGATTCATGAATTTCCAGCCCAGCGAACTGGCCAAGATTTCCGTGCTGGTCGTTGGTGCGCGCATACTTTCCCGAGAACGTGAAAAATTGGACTTTCTCCGGCTCGGGTATGTTCTGGGCGTTGGGCTCATCCCTGCCGGGCTGGTCATCAGGCAGCCTGATCTGGGGTCCGGCCTGTCCATTCTCATGCTGCTCGGCGGCATGATCCTGTTCCGGGGCGTGACTTCCCGGGTTTTCAAGACCGCGCTGGTTACCATCCCCTGCCTGCTTCCGCTCGGCTGGTTCTTCCTGCACGACTACCAGAAGCAGCGCATCCTGACCTTTCTGGACCCGACCAAGGACCCCCTCGGCTCGGGCTACCACATCATCCAGTCGGAGATCGCCATCGGTTCCGGCCGGTTCTGGGGAAAGGGATTTCTGGAGGGAACCCAGTCCCAGCTCCGGTTTCTGCCGGAGAAGCACACCGACTTTGCCGTGGCGGTTTTCGGCGAGGAATGGGGCTTTGTCGGAACCATGATCCTGCTCGCGCTATTCTGCTTTTTTCTTTACCAAATGGTCGTGATCGCGCGCGATGCCAGAGGGCTTTTCGGCAGCTATCTTGCCGCTGGAGTGTTCTTTTATTTTTTCTGGCAAATCCTCATAAACATGGGTATGGTTCTCGGGCTTATGCCTGTGGTCGGCATACCCCTGCCGTTCATCAGTTACGGAGGGAGCGCGACCCTGGTTAATTTTTGCCTTGTCGGGCTGGTCCTGAACGTGTCCATGCGAAGATTCCTCTTCAAGTAG
- the mrdA gene encoding penicillin-binding protein 2 — translation MSHLYDTDDKHPPKSGLVLLQTLILVLFCLFAMRLWYLQIHKGDEYARKARDNQLRKEFIFAPRGVIRDRSGDLLAVNEPAYALGLVREDCKDIDATLQQVSTWTGADFEELRDLYRKRRRRVKPFEPLILIPDLTFEQLALIEINKLRWPGLEVQVRPRRKYMYGKLLAHILGYVAEANEEEMARDQELALGDYVGKLGLELMLEDQLRGIKGLRQFEVDVNGRRLEDRILKHPRAGHEVSLAIDLGLQKLVMDWLRYEAGAVVVMDADTGQLWALASSPSYDSNDFSSGLTPEQWRKLRDDPMHPMQNRPIQSAYPPGSTFKHVVAGAGLQYGAMDPRETVYCSGSTTLGRHVFRCWKKWGHGRVDLERALVESCDVYFYKLGKKLGVDRMSEFGAAAGFGRPTGINLPHEKAGIMPTRQWKRRRFGEPWQGGDNYNMAIGQGYTLVTPLQMARFYAAMINGGKLMKPVLVKDESPVVQARLPLDGEQVGLLRKTLIETVRNARGTARRLRTRGVIVGGKTGTAQVVRLTDELKAMKDEDIPYKYRDHAWMAATAEKDGRRFAIVAMVEHGLHGGSGAGPVVKAAIDYLFTGKVRKKPQHLIDRALAAQKADGTLPKGDSNGI, via the coding sequence ATGTCGCACCTTTATGACACCGATGACAAGCATCCGCCGAAATCCGGGCTGGTTCTTCTCCAGACCCTGATACTCGTGCTGTTCTGTCTGTTTGCCATGCGGCTCTGGTATCTCCAGATCCACAAGGGGGACGAGTATGCGCGCAAGGCCCGGGACAACCAGCTCCGCAAGGAATTCATTTTCGCGCCCCGCGGCGTGATCCGCGACCGGTCCGGCGACCTGCTGGCCGTGAACGAACCCGCCTATGCCCTGGGGCTGGTCCGCGAGGACTGCAAGGACATCGACGCCACCCTGCAACAGGTTTCCACTTGGACCGGGGCGGATTTCGAGGAATTGCGCGACCTGTACCGCAAGCGGCGCAGGCGCGTGAAGCCGTTCGAACCGCTCATCCTGATTCCGGACCTCACCTTTGAACAGCTTGCCCTGATCGAGATCAACAAGCTGCGCTGGCCCGGGCTGGAAGTGCAGGTCCGGCCCCGCCGCAAGTACATGTACGGCAAGCTGCTGGCCCATATTCTCGGTTACGTGGCCGAAGCCAATGAAGAGGAAATGGCCAGGGATCAGGAACTTGCTCTGGGCGACTATGTGGGCAAGCTCGGGCTGGAACTCATGCTTGAGGACCAGCTTCGCGGCATCAAGGGACTGCGCCAGTTCGAGGTGGACGTGAACGGCAGGCGGCTGGAGGATCGGATTCTCAAGCACCCCCGCGCCGGGCATGAAGTTTCCCTGGCCATTGATCTCGGTCTGCAGAAGCTGGTCATGGACTGGCTCAGGTACGAGGCCGGAGCCGTGGTGGTCATGGATGCGGATACCGGGCAGCTCTGGGCTCTGGCAAGTTCGCCGTCCTACGATTCCAATGATTTCAGCTCCGGTCTGACTCCGGAGCAGTGGCGAAAGCTGCGGGACGATCCCATGCATCCCATGCAGAACCGGCCCATCCAGTCCGCATACCCGCCCGGGTCCACGTTCAAGCACGTGGTGGCCGGAGCCGGTTTGCAGTATGGGGCCATGGACCCCCGGGAGACCGTGTACTGCTCGGGATCGACCACGCTGGGCCGCCATGTCTTCCGCTGCTGGAAGAAATGGGGGCACGGTCGCGTTGATCTGGAGCGCGCGCTGGTGGAGTCCTGCGACGTGTATTTCTACAAGCTCGGCAAGAAGCTGGGCGTGGACCGCATGAGCGAGTTCGGGGCCGCTGCCGGATTCGGCAGGCCCACGGGCATCAACCTGCCCCATGAAAAGGCCGGGATCATGCCCACGCGCCAGTGGAAGCGCCGCCGGTTCGGCGAGCCGTGGCAGGGGGGCGACAACTACAACATGGCCATCGGTCAGGGGTATACGCTGGTCACGCCGTTGCAGATGGCCCGGTTCTACGCGGCCATGATCAACGGAGGCAAGCTCATGAAGCCCGTGCTGGTCAAGGACGAGAGTCCGGTGGTGCAGGCCCGGCTGCCTCTGGACGGGGAGCAGGTCGGCCTGCTCAGGAAGACCTTGATCGAAACCGTGCGCAATGCGCGCGGAACAGCCCGCAGACTGCGTACCAGGGGCGTGATCGTGGGCGGCAAGACCGGTACGGCACAGGTGGTGCGGCTCACGGACGAACTCAAGGCCATGAAGGACGAGGATATTCCGTACAAGTACCGCGACCACGCCTGGATGGCGGCAACTGCGGAAAAGGATGGCAGGCGGTTTGCCATTGTGGCCATGGTGGAGCACGGCCTGCATGGCGGGTCCGGAGCCGGGCCCGTGGTCAAGGCCGCCATCGATTATCTTTTCACGGGCAAGGTGCGCAAAAAGCCCCAGCACCTCATCGACCGCGCTCTTGCCGCGCAAAAGGCGGACGGCACCCTTCCCAAGGGGGATTCCAATGGCATTTGA
- the mreC gene encoding rod shape-determining protein MreC, with translation MKKPRKIAAVIVAGLFVYLSLYTWNLRTGHLDAVSSYTGLDVSGWIIRPGQWVASKVVGFWERYVYLVGLKQENDELRERLAELQQSNMLLGSQARSAERLERLLGFRPPEGWEASGARVVAHRMGPAGVLATVSVDKGAFSGVENDMPVASLDGLAGRILRTGADNSQMLLITDPNSSVAVVGETNRSPGIAVGQGYGKPLLVRYVNLNAEIEPGELLVSSGLSGVFPKGLPVARVAKVQRSDISLFLSVQAEPLVDVAGLEEVLLLSRSVREDHDAAQGE, from the coding sequence GTGAAAAAGCCCAGGAAGATCGCCGCCGTGATCGTGGCGGGTCTCTTCGTGTACCTGAGTCTGTACACGTGGAACCTGCGTACAGGGCACCTGGACGCTGTTTCGAGCTATACCGGACTCGATGTCTCGGGCTGGATCATCCGGCCCGGGCAATGGGTCGCGAGCAAGGTGGTCGGGTTCTGGGAGCGCTACGTCTATCTGGTCGGCCTCAAGCAGGAAAACGACGAATTGCGCGAGCGCCTCGCCGAGCTCCAGCAGAGCAACATGCTGCTGGGATCTCAGGCGCGCTCCGCGGAACGGCTGGAACGGCTGCTCGGCTTTCGGCCTCCCGAAGGCTGGGAGGCGAGCGGCGCGCGCGTTGTGGCCCATCGCATGGGCCCGGCAGGCGTACTCGCCACGGTCAGCGTGGACAAGGGAGCGTTTTCCGGCGTGGAGAACGACATGCCCGTGGCCTCGCTGGACGGCCTTGCCGGACGCATTCTGCGAACCGGTGCCGACAATTCCCAGATGCTGCTGATCACGGACCCGAACAGCTCCGTGGCCGTGGTGGGCGAGACAAACCGTTCGCCCGGCATTGCCGTGGGGCAGGGCTATGGCAAGCCTCTGCTCGTTCGCTACGTCAACCTGAACGCCGAGATCGAACCGGGCGAGCTGCTGGTGTCCTCGGGTCTGTCCGGGGTGTTTCCCAAGGGACTGCCCGTGGCGCGCGTCGCCAAGGTGCAGCGGTCCGACATATCCCTTTTCCTCTCCGTGCAGGCCGAGCCCCTTGTGGACGTGGCCGGACTGGAGGAGGTGCTGCTCCTTTCGCGTTCTGTCAGGGAGGATCACGATGCGGCGCAGGGGGAATAG
- a CDS encoding rod shape-determining protein, translated as MGSLLNRIIGSFSNDLAIDLGTANTLVYVKGKGVMLSEPSVVAVKKDSRGGKTVLAVGAEAKKMLGRTPGNIVAIRPMKDGVIADFEVTEAMLRHFISKVHNSRRLVRPRIMICVPTGITQVEKRAVRESAQSAGAREVYLIEEPMAAAIGANLPITEPTSNMIVDIGGGTTEIAVISLSGIVYARSVRIGGDKMDEAIMQHVKRKYNMLIGESTAEQIKINIGSAYPLGDEEPVMEVKGRDLVTGIPQNRPITAEEVREAISEQVEGIVQGVRIALEQTPPELAADIVDRGIVLTGGGALLKGLDQLLQHETQLPITVVDDPLTAVVLGSGKALDNVDIYKDVTTD; from the coding sequence ATGGGTAGTCTGCTCAACAGAATCATCGGCTCATTCTCCAACGACCTCGCCATCGATCTCGGGACCGCCAATACGCTCGTCTATGTGAAGGGCAAAGGCGTCATGCTGTCCGAGCCGTCGGTCGTGGCCGTGAAGAAGGACTCGCGAGGCGGCAAGACCGTGCTCGCAGTCGGAGCCGAGGCCAAGAAGATGCTTGGCCGCACACCCGGAAACATCGTGGCGATCCGGCCCATGAAGGACGGCGTCATCGCCGACTTCGAGGTCACGGAAGCGATGCTCCGGCATTTCATTTCCAAGGTGCACAACAGCCGCAGACTGGTCCGTCCCCGGATCATGATCTGCGTGCCCACGGGCATCACGCAGGTGGAAAAGCGCGCGGTGCGGGAGTCCGCCCAGTCCGCCGGAGCCCGCGAGGTGTACCTCATCGAGGAGCCCATGGCGGCCGCCATCGGTGCAAACCTGCCTATCACGGAACCGACCTCCAACATGATCGTGGACATCGGGGGTGGCACCACCGAGATCGCGGTCATCTCCCTGTCCGGCATCGTGTACGCCCGGAGCGTGCGCATTGGCGGCGACAAGATGGATGAAGCCATCATGCAGCACGTCAAGCGCAAGTACAACATGCTCATCGGCGAATCCACGGCCGAGCAGATCAAGATCAACATCGGGTCCGCCTATCCCCTCGGGGACGAGGAACCCGTCATGGAGGTCAAGGGCCGCGATCTGGTCACGGGCATTCCGCAGAATCGCCCCATCACTGCCGAGGAGGTCCGCGAGGCCATCAGCGAACAGGTGGAGGGCATTGTGCAGGGCGTGCGCATCGCACTGGAACAGACCCCGCCCGAACTTGCTGCGGACATTGTCGACCGAGGCATCGTGCTGACCGGCGGCGGCGCACTGCTCAAGGGGCTGGATCAGCTCCTGCAGCACGAGACCCAACTGCCCATTACCGTGGTGGACGATCCCCTGACCGCCGTGGTGCTCGGCTCGGGCAAGGCACTGGACAACGTGGACATCTACAAGGACGTCACCACTGACTAG
- a CDS encoding TIGR01212 family radical SAM protein (This family includes YhcC from E. coli K-12, an uncharacterized radical SAM protein.) — protein MNRYFALSAHLRQQFGERVQKIPLDAGFSCPNRDGTISRHGCVFCNPRGSGSGMLEQGMSLTDQWTHWSARIGKRYKARRFIAYLQSYSNTYGPVDKLARVLDELKGLPGIAALSIGTRPDCLDAEKLALLADLRDSLHVREVFLELGLQSASDATLACINRGHTAQDFANAARAAADRGLSVVAHLMAGLPSPNGHESANEFLASVDFINALPVRGVKFHNLYVCRGTPLARMWREGEYTPLTQAEYLDMLGRALMRLRPETVIHRLNGNPAPGEHLAPDWAGNMRALHNAVRDHLERSDIWQGKRNGAESGPSPHFSPDFAASE, from the coding sequence ATGAACCGCTATTTCGCCCTTTCCGCCCACCTCCGGCAGCAGTTCGGGGAGCGCGTGCAGAAGATTCCGCTGGACGCGGGATTTTCCTGTCCCAACCGGGACGGGACCATCTCGCGGCACGGATGCGTGTTCTGCAATCCGCGCGGCTCGGGCTCGGGCATGCTGGAACAGGGCATGTCCCTGACCGACCAGTGGACGCACTGGTCCGCACGCATCGGCAAACGCTACAAGGCGCGCCGCTTCATCGCCTATCTCCAATCCTATTCCAACACCTATGGCCCGGTGGACAAGCTCGCCCGCGTGCTGGACGAACTCAAGGGTCTGCCCGGCATCGCGGCCCTGAGCATCGGCACCCGGCCCGACTGTCTGGATGCGGAAAAGCTCGCGCTGCTCGCGGACCTGCGCGACTCCCTTCATGTTCGGGAAGTCTTTCTGGAGCTCGGTCTGCAATCCGCGTCCGACGCCACACTGGCCTGCATCAACCGGGGACACACGGCGCAGGATTTCGCCAATGCGGCTCGGGCCGCGGCAGACCGCGGGCTCTCCGTGGTCGCACATCTCATGGCGGGCCTGCCCTCACCCAACGGCCATGAAAGCGCGAACGAATTTCTCGCATCCGTGGATTTCATCAACGCCCTGCCCGTGCGCGGCGTGAAGTTCCACAACCTGTATGTATGCCGAGGCACGCCGCTGGCCCGGATGTGGCGCGAAGGCGAATACACGCCCCTGACGCAGGCCGAATATCTGGACATGCTGGGCCGCGCCCTGATGCGACTCCGGCCCGAAACCGTGATACACCGACTCAACGGCAACCCGGCCCCGGGCGAACATCTTGCCCCGGACTGGGCCGGGAACATGCGCGCCCTGCACAATGCGGTGCGCGATCATCTGGAACGCAGCGACATCTGGCAGGGCAAGCGCAACGGCGCGGAATCCGGACCATCCCCGCATTTTTCCCCGGACTTCGCCGCCAGCGAGTAA
- a CDS encoding methylated-DNA--[protein]-cysteine S-methyltransferase — translation MTTETIISGPLALILHWNGPLLDRLNITWSEGLASTPSPSGHARALQIALDDYVAGRTVIWPDLPFDMDRLTPFHRTVLHALRQIPSGTTLTYGQLAARSGNPKAARAIGRAMATNPWPLVYPCHRVIGSNGQLTGFSGSGGLDLKAFLLRHEGALPDENQDRGA, via the coding sequence ATGACGACCGAAACCATCATTTCCGGCCCTCTGGCCCTGATCCTCCATTGGAATGGCCCGCTTCTGGACCGGCTGAACATAACCTGGTCCGAAGGCCTCGCCTCCACGCCCTCGCCTTCCGGGCATGCCCGCGCCCTGCAAATCGCATTGGACGACTACGTGGCAGGCAGGACCGTGATCTGGCCCGACCTGCCGTTCGACATGGACAGGCTCACGCCCTTTCACCGAACCGTGCTCCACGCCCTGCGCCAGATTCCCTCGGGCACCACCCTTACCTACGGCCAGCTCGCGGCCCGCTCCGGCAACCCCAAGGCCGCCCGCGCCATTGGCCGGGCCATGGCCACCAACCCCTGGCCGCTGGTCTACCCCTGCCACCGCGTGATCGGCAGCAACGGACAACTGACCGGCTTCTCCGGTTCCGGCGGCCTGGACCTCAAGGCCTTCCTGCTCAGACACGAAGGCGCGCTACCCGATGAAAATCAGGACCGCGGCGCATGA
- a CDS encoding glycosyltransferase family 4 protein, translating into MSRPVEVFLRIAFCTPFKPLNHPRISGDVTIARDLCRALEEHGHEIIVLPHYPSKWIYWHPGRWARAGLTLRDMIDVAEDAHCWLSYGSYYKVPDVFGPLGSSSLDIPYFLFQASHAPSRGRKLRTWPGYRLNRRAMLAADHVFCNRMNDMDGCSRLLPPTKYSYVRPGLANGMFRRDLEARERLRTTWKAGDEPVVLTAAMLRSGVKVEGVRWVIRACAGLMAKGLRLRLVIAGDGPRRGEIEALARTELPGRVIFTGMVDREAMPGLYSAADVFAFPGLEESVGMVYLEAQACGLPVVATDDEGAPQVVCHGTSGIITSTTRPEFTAGLERLLTDTELREKLASRAPDHVQREHDMTTNCRDMAALMAEICGRTGES; encoded by the coding sequence ATGAGTCGTCCTGTGGAGGTATTCTTGCGCATCGCGTTCTGCACACCATTCAAGCCCTTGAATCACCCCCGGATTTCCGGGGATGTGACCATTGCCCGCGACCTGTGCCGCGCTCTTGAGGAGCACGGGCACGAGATCATCGTGCTGCCGCATTATCCGTCCAAATGGATATACTGGCATCCGGGCAGATGGGCTCGCGCCGGACTGACGCTGCGGGACATGATCGACGTGGCCGAGGACGCGCATTGCTGGCTGAGCTACGGCAGCTATTACAAGGTACCGGACGTGTTCGGGCCGCTGGGAAGCTCCAGTCTGGACATTCCGTACTTCCTGTTTCAGGCATCCCATGCGCCTTCGCGCGGCAGAAAGCTCAGGACATGGCCCGGATACCGGCTGAACAGGCGGGCCATGCTCGCTGCCGATCATGTGTTCTGCAACCGCATGAACGACATGGACGGATGTTCGCGCCTGCTGCCGCCCACGAAATACAGTTATGTGCGGCCCGGACTGGCGAACGGCATGTTCCGACGCGACCTTGAGGCCCGGGAGCGGCTGCGCACGACGTGGAAGGCCGGGGATGAACCCGTGGTGCTGACCGCGGCCATGCTGCGCTCCGGAGTCAAGGTCGAGGGCGTGCGCTGGGTGATCCGCGCCTGTGCCGGGCTGATGGCCAAAGGGTTGCGACTGCGACTGGTCATTGCCGGGGACGGTCCGCGCCGGGGCGAAATCGAAGCATTGGCCCGCACCGAGCTGCCGGGCCGGGTGATCTTCACGGGCATGGTGGACCGCGAGGCCATGCCCGGTCTGTACAGTGCGGCGGACGTCTTTGCATTCCCCGGGCTGGAGGAAAGCGTGGGCATGGTCTATCTGGAGGCACAGGCATGCGGCCTGCCCGTGGTGGCCACGGACGACGAGGGCGCGCCTCAGGTGGTGTGCCACGGCACGTCCGGCATCATCACCTCGACCACGCGCCCGGAATTCACGGCAGGACTGGAACGGCTGCTCACGGATACGGAATTGCGCGAAAAACTGGCGAGCCGCGCACCGGACCATGTGCAACGGGAACACGACATGACGACCAATTGTCGAGACATGGCCGCACTCATGGCGGAAATCTGCGGCCGTACCGGAGAATCCTGA
- a CDS encoding histidine phosphatase family protein — protein sequence MTTFLLMRHGLTTWNREKRLQGTFDVPLCEEGRDMARLWGKRLRERPLDRILCSNLERARETARLANMFLGLEVQEDARLAEQDWGDWTGASKAGMAAMRDSVREQEARGFGFTPPNGESRARVLERAVAALSEVAGTHPDETVLVVTHNGVIKCLAHHLSGSPYMPGSRNILKSYRLHRLEHDGKALHLAQLNMEL from the coding sequence ATGACGACTTTTCTGCTCATGCGTCACGGCCTGACCACGTGGAATCGGGAGAAACGATTGCAAGGCACTTTCGATGTTCCCCTGTGCGAGGAAGGACGGGACATGGCCCGACTCTGGGGCAAACGCCTGCGTGAACGGCCACTTGATCGCATCCTGTGCAGCAATCTGGAACGCGCCCGGGAAACCGCGCGACTGGCCAACATGTTCCTCGGTCTGGAAGTGCAGGAGGATGCACGACTGGCCGAACAGGACTGGGGGGACTGGACCGGAGCGAGCAAGGCGGGCATGGCAGCCATGCGCGACAGCGTGCGCGAACAGGAAGCCCGGGGATTCGGATTCACCCCGCCCAATGGCGAAAGCCGCGCCCGGGTGCTGGAACGGGCCGTCGCCGCACTCTCGGAGGTGGCAGGGACCCACCCGGACGAAACCGTGCTCGTGGTCACGCACAACGGCGTGATCAAATGTCTGGCGCATCATCTTTCCGGCTCGCCATACATGCCCGGTTCGCGAAACATCCTGAAAAGCTATCGTCTGCACAGGCTGGAGCATGACGGCAAGGCCCTGCATCTGGCGCAGTTGAACATGGAACTGTGA
- a CDS encoding glycosyltransferase family protein, whose protein sequence is MKTVIYCQHVLGVGHFFRTLEIARALAPDEVVLVTGGADVRFTCPANMRHERLPGLMMDETFSRFIPLEPGMNVDDTLNRRKQMLADIMRRERPDVFLVELFPFGRRKFGFELLPMLETIRKGESGPCRVACSLRDILVEKTDQAKFERRVLSVLNPLFDTLLVHADPALVRLEETFPATPDIMIPTHYTGYVTPRPESGSGSSLRRELAVGNMPLIVVSAGGSNVGRDLLLAAVTASRSLAGRRPHRLVVFPGPHAQTEELEALKASARDADWIDIREFSTRFPAWLDAADLSVSLAGYNTVMNLLAANTHGLVLPFARNREQRMRAERLAEHGALTMLEPDELDPDRLARRMEQALDRPTVHHGVNLDGAAHSAALLRSLALKNDFV, encoded by the coding sequence ATGAAGACCGTCATCTACTGCCAGCACGTGCTCGGAGTCGGCCATTTCTTTCGCACGCTGGAAATTGCGCGGGCACTGGCCCCGGACGAGGTGGTCCTTGTCACGGGCGGTGCGGACGTGCGTTTCACCTGCCCCGCAAACATGCGCCACGAACGACTGCCCGGCCTGATGATGGACGAAACCTTTTCCCGATTCATTCCGCTGGAACCGGGCATGAACGTGGACGACACGCTGAATCGCCGCAAGCAAATGCTTGCCGACATCATGCGCCGGGAGCGGCCCGACGTGTTTCTGGTGGAACTGTTTCCGTTTGGCCGCAGGAAATTCGGCTTCGAGCTGCTGCCCATGCTGGAGACGATCCGGAAAGGCGAATCCGGCCCGTGCCGCGTTGCATGCAGCCTGCGGGACATTCTGGTGGAAAAAACCGATCAGGCCAAGTTCGAACGCCGGGTGCTGTCCGTGCTCAATCCGCTGTTCGACACGCTGCTGGTGCATGCGGACCCGGCCCTTGTCCGGCTGGAGGAAACCTTTCCCGCAACCCCGGACATCATGATTCCGACACACTACACCGGATACGTCACGCCCCGGCCCGAATCCGGTTCCGGCTCAAGCCTGCGTCGGGAACTGGCAGTCGGGAACATGCCTCTGATCGTTGTCAGTGCTGGCGGGTCCAACGTGGGCCGAGACCTTCTGCTGGCTGCGGTAACGGCTTCCCGGTCACTTGCCGGACGCCGACCTCATCGGCTGGTCGTGTTTCCCGGCCCCCATGCCCAAACCGAGGAACTGGAAGCTCTGAAAGCCTCGGCCCGGGATGCGGACTGGATCGACATTCGCGAATTTTCCACGCGGTTTCCCGCATGGCTGGACGCGGCGGACCTGTCCGTGAGTCTGGCCGGATACAATACCGTAATGAACCTGCTGGCTGCGAACACGCATGGTCTGGTGCTGCCGTTTGCCCGGAATCGGGAACAGCGCATGCGGGCCGAACGTCTGGCCGAACACGGCGCGCTCACCATGCTGGAACCCGACGAACTTGATCCGGACAGGCTGGCCCGGCGCATGGAACAGGCGCTGGACCGTCCGACGGTGCACCATGGCGTGAATCTGGACGGAGCCGCACACAGTGCGGCCCTGCTGCGTTCGCTTGCCTTGAAAAACGACTTTGTGTAG
- the rhtB gene encoding homoserine/homoserine lactone efflux protein: MTFATWSTFVAACIVFSLAPGAGSVSTMSCSLSHGFRRTLFNTLGLQISLSIHIMLVAAGLGALVASSAWAFAALKYVGAAYLAWIGIQKWREASAIDLAHDQCTRISGLALVRNGMLVNISNPKSIIFLAAFLPQFVNPALPQIPQYALLGATTLIIDALVMVGFSLLARSARAWFATPGRVRTQNRVFGTLFVGAGLALASAQRSA; encoded by the coding sequence ATGACCTTTGCCACCTGGTCGACCTTTGTCGCGGCCTGCATTGTGTTCAGCCTTGCCCCGGGAGCCGGGTCGGTCTCGACCATGAGCTGTTCCCTGTCGCACGGGTTTCGTCGGACCCTCTTCAACACCTTGGGATTGCAGATTTCCCTGTCCATCCACATCATGCTCGTCGCTGCCGGACTCGGCGCGCTCGTGGCCTCCTCGGCATGGGCGTTTGCTGCGCTCAAGTACGTTGGCGCGGCCTATCTCGCATGGATCGGCATCCAGAAATGGCGCGAAGCCTCGGCCATTGATCTCGCACACGACCAGTGCACCCGGATTTCCGGGCTCGCGCTCGTGCGAAACGGCATGCTCGTCAACATCAGCAATCCCAAATCCATCATCTTTCTTGCCGCGTTTCTGCCCCAGTTCGTGAACCCGGCACTGCCCCAGATTCCCCAGTATGCGCTCCTCGGCGCCACCACCCTGATCATCGACGCGCTCGTCATGGTCGGCTTCTCCCTGCTCGCCCGGTCCGCTCGCGCATGGTTTGCCACGCCCGGACGCGTGCGCACACAGAACCGCGTGTTCGGCACCCTCTTCGTCGGTGCCGGACTCGCTCTCGCCTCGGCGCAACGCTCGGCGTAG
- the fliQ gene encoding flagellar biosynthesis protein FliQ: MTPEFVVGFARQAIEMTLTISLPMLGIGMAVGIFVSVLQAATQIQEMTLTMVPKIVAIFIALLIAFPWIMDKMVNYTRDLFLNLPNYIK, encoded by the coding sequence ATGACGCCGGAATTCGTGGTCGGCTTCGCCAGACAGGCCATTGAAATGACCCTCACCATATCCCTGCCCATGCTCGGCATCGGCATGGCCGTCGGCATCTTCGTCAGCGTGCTTCAGGCTGCGACCCAGATTCAGGAAATGACCCTCACCATGGTTCCCAAGATCGTGGCCATCTTTATCGCACTGCTCATCGCCTTCCCGTGGATTATGGACAAGATGGTCAATTATACCAGAGATCTCTTTCTCAATTTGCCCAATTATATCAAGTAG